The following coding sequences are from one Triticum aestivum cultivar Chinese Spring chromosome 5A, IWGSC CS RefSeq v2.1, whole genome shotgun sequence window:
- the LOC123101607 gene encoding GDSL esterase/lipase At4g10955-like, protein MGSNSNTADRFNADALKHIVRAGSSAAMIDWGNEEHHRCIVACMVKGAYVLESDRAMGRTEAAALGPAWCESFHFSINQKLTEGRSIYGAIYEHVPGLRHPAAPRYVVAYRGTMPNHPEWAVVMKDLYLDFKIVVNKLKKRTRSKLACGAVDELMDGEAGLGSDDVWLAGHSLGASLALDVGRDMMERRELNLPTFLFNPPHVSLTAATNLLNAQDVAKRHLHFTSYFFKAGAATVSGCHRERMEKLFNRLSPWVPNLYLHEKDWICQGFIDYFELRQQFVDRFHSRFPCVASKSMTLSYRDMLWSLLGKDKERPHLLPSAMLWKTAQTSLDAHGLQQWWKLDNELGLGAGTRYRYHGT, encoded by the exons ATGGGTTCAAATTCAAACACCGCCGACCGCTTTAACGCGGATGCGCTCAAGCATATCGTGCGCGCCGGTTCTTCTGCGGCGATGATCGACTG GGGCAACGAGGAGCACCACCGCTGCATCGTCGCCTGCATGGTCAAAGGCGCTTACGTCCTCGAGAGCGACAGAGCAATGGGCAggacggaggcggcggcgctggggccggcgtgGTGTGAGAGCTTTCACTTCAGCATCAACCAGAAACTCACGGAGGGCAGGTCCATCTATGGTGCCATCTACGAGCATGTGCCCGGCCTCCGCCACCCAGCCGCTCCACGGTATGTCGTCGCCTACAGGGGCACCATGCCCAATCACCCCGAGTGGGCGGTGGTGATGAAAGACCTCTACCTTGACTTCAAAATAGTGGTCAACAAACTGAAGAAACGCACGCGCTCCAAGCTGGCGTGCGGGGCGGTCGATGAACTTATGGATGGCGAAGCCGGCCTAGGAAGCGACGACGTCTGGCTGGCCGGGCACTCTCTCGGCGCATCGCTGGCGCTGGACGTGGGGCGGGACATGATGGAGAGGCGGGAACTCAACCTCCCGACCTTCCTCTTCAACCCGCCGCATGTGTCGCTGACGGCGGCGACGAACTTGCTGAACGCGCAGGACGTGGCCAAGAGGCACCTGCACTTCACGAGTTACTTCTTCAAGGCCGGTGCGGCCACGGTCTCGGGTTGCCACCGGGAGCGCATGGAGAAGCTGTTCAACCGGCTTTCCCCATGGGTGCCGAATCTGTACCTGCACGAGAAGGACTGGATCTGCCAGGGCTTCATCGACTACTTCGAGCTGCGGCAGCAGTTCGTGGACCGCTTTCACTCCCGCTTTCCCTGCGTTGCAAGCAAGTCCATGACACTGTCGTACCGCGACATGCTCTGGAGCCTGCTTGGCAAGGACAAGGAGCGGCCGCATCTCCTGCCATCGGCGATGCTGTGGAAGACCGCGCAAACAAGCCTCgatgcgcacggcctccagcagtGGTGGAAACTGGACAACGAGCTTGGCTTGGGCGCCGGCACACGTTATAGGTACCATGGTACCTGA